One stretch of Pseudomonas azotoformans DNA includes these proteins:
- a CDS encoding amino acid ABC transporter permease — MSTHTFKPDMPPPNKVFGPMAWMRANLFSSWLNTLLTLLAFYLIYLVVPPILHWAILDANWVGTTRADCTKEGACWVFIQQRFGQFMYGYYPGDLRWRVDLTVWLAIVGVAPLFISRFQRKAIYGLSFLVLYPIIAYFLLHGGIFGLTNVATSQWGGLMLTLVIATVGIAGALPLGIMLALGRRSNMPAIRVVCVTFIEFWRGVPLITVLFMSSVMLPLFLPEGMGIDKLLRALIGVILFQSAYVAEVVRGGLQAIPKGQYEAAAAMGLGYWRSMGLVILPQALKLVIPGIVNTFIALFKDTSLVIIIGLFDLLNSVKQAAADPKWLGMATEGYVFAALVFWIFCFGMSRYSIHLEHKLDTGHKR, encoded by the coding sequence ATGAGTACGCATACGTTCAAACCTGATATGCCACCGCCGAACAAAGTGTTCGGGCCGATGGCATGGATGCGCGCCAACCTGTTTTCCAGCTGGCTCAACACCCTGCTGACCCTGTTGGCGTTTTACCTGATCTACCTGGTGGTGCCGCCGATCCTGCATTGGGCGATCCTGGATGCCAACTGGGTCGGCACCACACGGGCCGATTGCACCAAGGAGGGCGCCTGCTGGGTGTTTATCCAACAGCGCTTCGGGCAGTTCATGTACGGCTACTACCCTGGCGACCTGCGCTGGCGTGTGGACCTGACCGTGTGGCTGGCCATCGTTGGCGTGGCACCGCTGTTCATCTCGCGATTCCAACGCAAGGCGATCTACGGCCTGAGCTTCCTGGTGCTGTACCCGATCATCGCCTACTTCCTGCTGCACGGCGGCATCTTCGGCCTGACCAACGTGGCGACCAGCCAATGGGGCGGCTTGATGCTGACCCTGGTGATCGCCACGGTCGGCATCGCCGGCGCCTTGCCGCTGGGCATCATGCTGGCGTTGGGGCGGCGCTCGAACATGCCGGCGATTCGGGTGGTCTGCGTGACCTTCATCGAATTCTGGCGCGGCGTGCCGTTGATCACCGTGCTGTTCATGTCCTCGGTGATGCTGCCGTTGTTCCTGCCCGAAGGCATGGGCATCGACAAGCTGCTGCGGGCGTTGATCGGCGTGATCCTGTTCCAGTCGGCCTACGTGGCCGAGGTGGTGCGCGGTGGCTTGCAGGCGATTCCCAAAGGTCAGTACGAAGCCGCCGCAGCGATGGGCCTGGGTTACTGGCGCAGCATGGGCCTGGTGATTCTGCCGCAAGCCCTGAAGCTGGTGATTCCTGGCATCGTCAACACGTTCATCGCGCTGTTCAAGGACACGAGCCTGGTGATCATCATCGGCCTGTTCGACCTGCTCAACAGCGTCAAGCAAGCCGCCGCCGACCCCAAATGGTTGGGCATGGCCACCGAAGGCTACGTGTTTGCGGCCCTGGTGTTCTGGATTTTCTGTTTTGGTATGTCGCGCTATTCCATTCATTTGGAACACAAGCTCGACACAGGCCACAAGCGTTAG
- a CDS encoding amino acid ABC transporter ATP-binding protein: MSEAIKQPVSPEGIIQMQGVNKWYGQFHVLKDINLNVKQGERIVLCGPSGSGKSTTIRCLNRLEEHQQGRIVVDGVELTNDLKQIEAIRREVGMVFQHFNLFPHLTILQNCTLAPMWVRKMPKRKAEEIAMHYLERVRIPEQAHKFPGQLSGGQQQRVAIARALCMKPKIMLFDEPTSALDPEMVKEVLDTMIGLAEDGMTMLCVTHEMGFARTVANRVIFMDKGEIVEQAAPNDFFDNPQNDRTKLFLSQILH, encoded by the coding sequence ATGAGCGAAGCGATCAAACAGCCTGTGAGCCCTGAAGGCATTATCCAGATGCAGGGCGTCAACAAGTGGTACGGCCAGTTCCACGTGTTGAAAGACATCAACCTCAACGTCAAGCAGGGCGAGCGTATCGTGCTGTGCGGCCCGTCGGGTTCGGGCAAATCCACCACCATCCGCTGCCTCAACCGCCTGGAAGAGCACCAGCAGGGCCGCATCGTGGTCGATGGCGTGGAACTGACCAACGATCTCAAGCAGATCGAAGCGATCCGCCGCGAAGTCGGCATGGTGTTCCAGCACTTCAACCTGTTCCCGCACCTGACCATCCTGCAGAACTGCACGCTGGCGCCGATGTGGGTGCGCAAGATGCCCAAGCGCAAGGCCGAGGAAATCGCCATGCACTACCTGGAACGCGTGCGTATTCCGGAGCAGGCGCACAAGTTTCCGGGGCAACTGTCCGGTGGCCAGCAACAGCGCGTGGCCATCGCCCGTGCGCTGTGCATGAAGCCGAAAATCATGTTGTTCGACGAGCCGACCTCGGCACTCGACCCGGAAATGGTCAAGGAAGTACTCGACACCATGATCGGCCTGGCCGAAGACGGCATGACCATGTTGTGCGTAACCCACGAAATGGGCTTTGCGCGTACCGTGGCCAACCGCGTGATCTTCATGGACAAGGGTGAGATTGTTGAACAGGCGGCGCCGAATGACTTCTTCGATAACCCGCAGAATGATCGGACCAAGTTGTTCCTGAGCCAGATCTTGCATTGA
- a CDS encoding type II toxin-antitoxin system MqsA family antitoxin translates to MKTRQCYICGTPDGMTRFEGRSETLSVKGMERRVDDLSGWECHACSDSVYDPDSSARHAKAGDELIHAARKMIGTEMKRIRRKLHLTQKEAVELLSGGGHNAFSRYERGELLPPKPLVLLMRLLDRYPHLLADAKVLAEGADMRGFNHTINTDQEALKAS, encoded by the coding sequence ATGAAAACCCGACAATGCTATATATGCGGTACACCCGACGGAATGACCCGGTTCGAGGGCCGAAGCGAAACCCTTAGTGTCAAAGGCATGGAACGTCGTGTCGATGACCTTTCTGGCTGGGAGTGCCATGCATGCAGCGACAGCGTGTATGACCCTGACAGTTCAGCGCGCCATGCGAAAGCCGGTGATGAACTCATCCACGCCGCGCGAAAAATGATCGGCACCGAGATGAAACGCATCCGACGCAAACTGCACCTTACACAGAAGGAAGCGGTGGAACTGCTATCGGGAGGCGGTCACAACGCTTTTTCACGCTACGAGCGCGGCGAGCTTCTGCCTCCCAAACCCCTGGTACTGCTGATGCGGCTATTGGATCGCTACCCACACCTGCTGGCCGATGCCAAGGTGTTGGCCGAGGGTGCTGACATGCGGGGATTCAACCACACCATCAATACCGATCAGGAAGCGCTCAAGGCCTCCTAG
- a CDS encoding type II toxin-antitoxin system MqsR family toxin: MEKYTPHYDLAVIKADVRRLGDQAFTSTARATGRKLGFAIHEMKEVVYQLQTRMLYKSMTSYADHRVWQDVYHISSHGMEIYIKVTYCPGGNPPVISFKECNS; the protein is encoded by the coding sequence ATGGAAAAGTACACACCTCATTACGATTTGGCGGTGATAAAGGCGGATGTGAGGCGGCTGGGAGACCAGGCATTTACCTCAACGGCCAGGGCCACAGGAAGGAAACTCGGCTTCGCAATCCATGAGATGAAGGAGGTCGTTTATCAATTGCAAACCAGGATGTTGTACAAATCAATGACCAGCTATGCAGACCATCGGGTCTGGCAGGACGTGTACCACATCAGTTCACATGGCATGGAGATCTACATAAAGGTGACTTACTGCCCTGGCGGTAACCCCCCGGTCATCTCCTTCAAGGAGTGCAACTCATGA
- a CDS encoding FadR/GntR family transcriptional regulator has product MTDIAPLIKRSLVDQALEQLRLRITEGRWAIGERLPTEPELSTELGISRNTVREAMRVLAFSGLIEIRQGDGSYLRSMTDPLGAMRALSHCTLEQAQETRQILEVEAIGLAAMRRTEQDLITLREALDASAALYHGDLEAYISADLVFHKHLVDAAHNPALSELYQYFSRIVAAQLRQTLNISPRRQAVFDLHTALLDAVAQQNPERAKSLCRQLINEP; this is encoded by the coding sequence ATGACAGACATCGCCCCGCTGATCAAACGCTCCCTGGTCGACCAGGCTCTGGAGCAGTTGCGCCTGCGCATCACTGAAGGCCGCTGGGCCATCGGTGAGCGCCTGCCCACCGAGCCCGAGCTGTCCACCGAGCTGGGCATCAGCCGCAATACCGTGCGCGAGGCCATGCGCGTATTGGCGTTCTCCGGCTTGATTGAAATCCGCCAGGGCGACGGCAGTTACCTGCGCTCGATGACCGACCCGCTGGGCGCCATGCGGGCGTTGTCCCACTGCACCTTGGAGCAGGCGCAGGAGACGCGGCAGATTCTTGAAGTGGAGGCCATCGGGTTGGCGGCAATGCGCCGTACCGAGCAAGACCTCATCACCTTGCGCGAGGCCCTCGACGCCAGCGCCGCGCTGTATCACGGCGACCTTGAGGCCTATATCAGCGCGGACCTGGTGTTCCACAAGCACCTGGTGGACGCCGCGCACAACCCGGCACTCAGCGAGCTGTACCAGTATTTTTCGCGCATCGTTGCCGCCCAGTTGCGCCAGACCCTGAACATTTCACCGCGTCGCCAAGCGGTGTTCGACCTGCATACCGCCTTGCTCGACGCCGTGGCACAGCAAAACCCGGAACGCGCCAAATCCCTCTGCCGGCAGTTGATCAATGAGCCTTGA
- a CDS encoding CynX/NimT family MFS transporter, which produces MSLEAQRKTEFEELLIDAEADDEVVQHTPPPVSRPWLLLLGLVLVALNLRPALSSMAPLLADVSASLGLSAARAGLLTTLPVLCLGLFAPTAPLLARRFGAERVVLGILLTLAAGIILRSSFGEAGLFAGSLIAGASIGIIGVLLPGIVKRDFPRQAGTMTGVYTMALCLGAALAAGASVPLSHAFGDSWSIGLGFWVLPALVAALFWLPQVGHKHGAHQVAYRVKGLLRDRLAWQVTLYMGLQSSLAYIVFGWLPSILIGRGLSATEAGLALSGSIIVQLLSSLAAPWLATRGKDQRLAIVVVMLLTLGGLFGCLYAPLDGLWGWAILLGLGQGGTFSLALTLIVLRSRDSHVAANLSSMAQGVGYTLASLGPLAVGVLHDWTGGWGATGWVFAVIGLGAIITGLGAGRARYVSVFSERVDPRAEK; this is translated from the coding sequence ATGAGCCTTGAAGCCCAACGTAAAACCGAATTCGAAGAACTGTTGATCGACGCCGAAGCCGACGACGAGGTGGTGCAGCACACGCCACCGCCGGTGAGCCGCCCATGGCTGTTGCTGCTGGGCCTGGTCCTGGTGGCACTGAACCTGCGCCCGGCACTCTCGAGCATGGCGCCTCTGCTGGCCGACGTCTCCGCCAGCCTGGGGCTGTCGGCAGCGAGGGCCGGTTTGCTGACCACGTTGCCGGTGTTGTGCCTGGGCCTGTTCGCGCCGACTGCGCCGCTGCTGGCGCGCCGTTTCGGTGCCGAACGGGTGGTGCTGGGCATCCTGCTGACCCTGGCCGCCGGCATCATCCTGCGCAGTTCATTCGGCGAAGCCGGGCTGTTCGCCGGCAGCCTGATTGCCGGGGCGAGCATCGGCATCATCGGCGTGCTGCTGCCGGGGATCGTCAAGCGAGATTTCCCCCGGCAGGCGGGCACCATGACCGGTGTCTACACCATGGCCCTATGCCTGGGGGCGGCGCTGGCGGCCGGCGCGTCGGTGCCCCTGAGCCATGCGTTCGGTGACAGTTGGAGTATCGGCCTGGGGTTCTGGGTGTTGCCGGCATTGGTGGCGGCGCTGTTCTGGCTGCCGCAAGTGGGGCACAAGCACGGTGCCCATCAGGTGGCTTATCGCGTGAAGGGCTTGCTGCGCGATCGGCTGGCCTGGCAGGTGACGTTGTACATGGGCTTGCAGTCGTCCTTGGCGTATATCGTGTTTGGCTGGTTGCCATCGATCCTGATCGGCCGCGGCCTGAGCGCCACTGAAGCCGGGCTGGCGCTCTCGGGTTCGATCATCGTGCAGTTGCTCAGCTCGCTGGCGGCACCGTGGTTGGCGACCCGGGGCAAGGATCAACGGCTGGCTATCGTGGTGGTGATGCTGCTGACCCTCGGCGGTCTGTTTGGTTGCCTGTACGCACCGCTCGACGGCCTGTGGGGCTGGGCGATCCTGCTGGGCCTGGGCCAGGGCGGCACCTTCAGCCTGGCGCTGACCTTGATCGTGTTGCGCTCGCGCGACTCCCATGTCGCCGCCAACCTGTCGAGCATGGCGCAGGGCGTTGGCTACACGCTGGCGTCCCTGGGACCCTTGGCGGTAGGTGTGCTGCATGACTGGACCGGCGGCTGGGGCGCCACGGGCTGGGTATTCGCTGTGATCGGCCTGGGGGCCATCATCACAGGGCTCGGCGCTGGCCGAGCACGCTATGTGAGCGTGTTCAGCGAGCGGGTTGATCCCCGGGCCGAAAAATAG
- a CDS encoding DUF1120 domain-containing protein produces MKTLLIPMATLAWLTGVSTVQAASTVELTVGGLITPMACTPALSGGGLIDFGKISQQDLNQATGTRLPLKSLTLTVSCNAPGRYALRMRDNRDGSAHVNSEIYYGLGLDSAGNKIGVYSVKFDPKQTVADALPVTYGTESTTNGVAWRTSNSNPIDIGSRSLLGFTDVAGSTAGPSAIQNLTSTLTLEAVINAKQNLDLSVETPMDGSATLEVVYL; encoded by the coding sequence ATGAAAACATTGCTGATTCCAATGGCAACCCTTGCCTGGCTGACCGGAGTTTCAACCGTCCAGGCCGCTTCCACGGTCGAACTGACGGTCGGCGGCTTGATCACCCCCATGGCCTGCACCCCAGCGTTATCTGGCGGCGGGTTGATCGACTTCGGCAAGATCTCCCAGCAGGACCTCAACCAGGCCACAGGCACCCGGTTGCCGCTCAAATCACTGACCTTGACCGTCAGTTGCAACGCACCGGGCCGCTATGCCCTGCGCATGCGCGACAACCGCGATGGGTCGGCCCACGTCAACAGCGAGATTTACTACGGCCTGGGCCTGGACAGCGCAGGCAACAAGATTGGCGTGTACTCGGTGAAATTCGACCCCAAGCAAACAGTGGCCGATGCCTTGCCGGTGACTTACGGCACCGAGTCCACCACGAACGGCGTGGCGTGGCGTACATCCAACAGCAACCCCATCGACATCGGCTCCAGAAGTCTGCTGGGCTTCACTGACGTGGCCGGCAGCACCGCCGGCCCTTCGGCGATCCAGAACCTGACCAGCACCCTGACCCTGGAAGCCGTGATCAACGCCAAGCAGAACCTTGACCTGAGTGTAGAGACGCCGATGGATGGCTCCGCGACGCTGGAAGTGGTGTACCTGTAG
- a CDS encoding DUF1120 domain-containing protein yields MNTILIRLAACVWLANMLQAQAASTVELNVSGRITPSACAPSLSDGGVYDLGKIAAKDLNTDRPTPLPATSLHLAITCEAMTLLALEPRDNRLGSSYNDSPNVFGLGLASNNAKLGYLILNVNSVVADGIDMRTLGSTESSSWSPTTILSPHFLTAFAPPTSVVPSAVQQLTAQLLLTPSLAPAESLPLSEEVPFEGSATLTIKYL; encoded by the coding sequence ATGAACACGATATTGATCCGACTGGCCGCCTGCGTATGGCTGGCCAACATGCTGCAGGCCCAGGCCGCCTCAACCGTCGAGCTGAACGTCAGCGGCCGCATCACGCCCAGCGCCTGCGCACCCAGCCTGTCCGATGGCGGCGTGTATGACTTGGGCAAGATAGCCGCCAAAGACCTGAACACCGATCGCCCTACCCCACTGCCCGCCACCAGCCTGCATCTGGCAATCACCTGTGAAGCCATGACACTGCTGGCCCTTGAGCCCCGGGACAATCGCCTCGGCTCGAGTTACAACGACTCTCCCAACGTATTCGGGCTGGGACTGGCCAGTAACAACGCCAAGCTCGGTTACCTGATACTGAACGTCAATTCGGTGGTGGCTGACGGCATTGATATGAGAACGCTTGGCTCTACAGAGTCCTCTTCCTGGTCCCCCACGACAATTCTGTCGCCCCACTTCCTGACCGCGTTCGCCCCACCCACGAGCGTTGTCCCGTCAGCAGTGCAGCAACTTACCGCCCAACTGCTGCTCACGCCAAGCCTCGCGCCCGCCGAATCGTTGCCTCTGTCCGAAGAAGTGCCATTCGAAGGCTCAGCCACCCTGACCATCAAATATTTATAG
- a CDS encoding DUF1120 domain-containing protein, with the protein MGLNPALYVLGVLLSTHALAAEECQLNLSQTQLDFGLMNRAVALVPAPERLLGERRLSLTLNCAQPTDMSVFYRGLAAGPGRFRFTELGSYGLQVSDAMLDGQAVELGLITGPGQAPSAVSTRLAWQPDHGVVPMRNGVAVTGRNLSLQLEASAWAREDAVRVRDAVSWDIAGLFEALAANRSRELRWQARFAPAACTPSLSNGGHVELGKLSVSDLSNHKDTPLTPRALSLSVTCDAPTAFAVRMQDNRQGSATGAGDETTYGLGLDAGRQKIGRYRLLFDPALITADNFAQVFSTDSSTGGLPWSSASARITAVGAGRYLGFSSTPGSTGGPSAIQHLNATLSLEATVAPLESLDLGNEVRLDGSGTLEIHYL; encoded by the coding sequence ATGGGCCTGAACCCTGCCTTGTACGTCCTGGGCGTGCTACTCAGCACCCACGCCCTGGCCGCCGAAGAATGCCAGCTCAACCTCAGCCAGACGCAGTTGGATTTTGGCTTGATGAACCGCGCCGTGGCCTTGGTGCCCGCGCCCGAGCGATTGCTGGGGGAGCGACGGCTGAGCCTCACATTGAACTGCGCGCAGCCCACCGACATGAGTGTGTTTTATCGCGGGCTGGCTGCCGGACCCGGGCGGTTCCGCTTTACCGAGCTCGGTAGTTACGGCCTGCAAGTGAGTGACGCGATGCTGGACGGCCAGGCGGTCGAACTCGGTTTGATCACGGGGCCGGGGCAAGCGCCTTCCGCAGTCAGCACTCGACTGGCCTGGCAGCCCGACCACGGCGTGGTGCCGATGCGCAATGGCGTGGCGGTAACCGGGCGTAATCTGTCACTGCAACTGGAGGCCAGTGCCTGGGCCCGTGAAGACGCCGTCAGGGTACGCGACGCGGTCAGCTGGGACATCGCGGGGTTGTTCGAGGCCCTCGCCGCCAACCGTTCGCGGGAACTGCGTTGGCAGGCACGTTTTGCACCGGCGGCGTGCACACCCAGCCTGTCCAACGGCGGCCATGTGGAACTGGGCAAGTTGTCGGTCAGCGACCTGTCCAACCACAAGGACACGCCCCTGACGCCACGCGCGTTGTCCCTGAGCGTGACTTGCGATGCCCCGACAGCCTTCGCCGTACGCATGCAGGACAACCGTCAGGGTTCTGCAACCGGTGCCGGTGATGAAACCACTTACGGACTGGGCCTGGATGCTGGCCGGCAGAAAATCGGGCGCTACCGCCTGCTGTTCGACCCGGCCCTGATCACCGCCGACAACTTCGCCCAGGTCTTCAGCACCGACTCCAGTACTGGCGGCCTGCCCTGGAGCAGCGCCAGCGCGCGTATCACGGCGGTGGGGGCCGGTCGTTACCTGGGCTTCAGCAGCACACCGGGCAGTACCGGTGGGCCCAGTGCCATTCAGCACCTCAATGCCACGCTGAGCCTGGAGGCGACAGTCGCCCCCCTGGAATCGCTGGACCTGGGCAATGAGGTTCGCCTCGACGGCTCGGGCACGCTCGAAATTCACTACTTATAG
- a CDS encoding fimbria/pilus outer membrane usher protein yields the protein MSTALTDRDGQTVRAVSPPRVHNLLAGLALALGGAVPSGTALASENLIAGAFDPQTLSHRGIDPELANLLLQAPRFASGRHAVNLSVNGQRRGRVDVEFDRQGGLCFNQVLLDAGNLTVPDDTEYPGCHRFIERYPQTVIEQDPASLNLALVVPTDALRPVQQDISGYQTGGFAGLLNYDLTGLYNEFGDDTSRFGSANTEVGFNAGDWIVRSRQVKTWQDSRSRTTHLDAYAQRTFAEQQAVLQAGQISLYNPVLAGTQITGAQVLTETALQDQNQGATITGIANNPAQVEVRQNGALIHSTVVPAGPFALTDVRRLNSRSDVEVTIKETTGEERRFTVPAAMLGLGLPAPGYSVAAGRVRQIGDSDGTEPWVVSAGWSGALHPQVSLGGGALVADDYHSAGISLGWLPWQDSQLQFSAQTAQASHEGRERGVQTDVSWSQRFSENWSMTTAGSWRSQGYRDLEDSTFVGNSRDQQRSRYRDQQSLTASWAHPALGAFSAGVSRTAAYNGESSSRALASWGTSFGRVSVSASAEWQVGGRQQNDDSVYLNISLPLGDNRRARAWARKAGGEHRLGVGVNEQLNDQLGYRVGVEHDSRDREVESSIGVSALPWYSQLDFNYTRSNDERTSYQGGARGGVVLHGDGVTFSPYPVRDTFAVMSVGEMAGIKVSTPSGPVWTDWQGQAVVPQLSAYGRSPVEVQTRSLPRNADIQNGLSVISAGRGAVDKVQFGVTLTRRALLNVTTDNGQPLSRGATVSTADGEFVTLVQEGSQVFLPDVLDPRPLWIKAPGQARCRLSYELAQDADPEVYYETAPARCHQP from the coding sequence GTGAGCACAGCATTGACTGATCGCGACGGCCAAACCGTGCGCGCCGTTTCACCACCACGCGTGCATAACCTATTGGCGGGGCTGGCACTGGCCCTGGGCGGCGCAGTGCCGTCCGGGACAGCGCTGGCAAGTGAAAACCTGATAGCAGGCGCCTTCGACCCCCAGACCCTGTCCCACCGCGGTATCGACCCGGAACTCGCCAACCTGCTTCTGCAAGCGCCCCGTTTTGCCTCGGGGCGCCATGCCGTCAACCTGAGCGTCAATGGCCAGCGCCGGGGCCGGGTGGACGTGGAGTTCGATCGCCAGGGCGGGCTCTGTTTCAACCAAGTGCTGCTGGATGCAGGCAACCTGACAGTGCCCGATGACACCGAATACCCAGGCTGCCATCGTTTCATCGAGCGTTATCCGCAAACCGTCATCGAGCAAGACCCCGCCAGCCTGAACCTGGCACTGGTAGTACCGACCGACGCGCTGCGCCCTGTGCAGCAGGATATCTCCGGCTATCAGACCGGTGGTTTTGCCGGCCTGCTCAACTATGACCTCACGGGCCTGTATAACGAGTTTGGTGACGACACCAGCCGCTTCGGTTCAGCCAACACTGAAGTCGGCTTCAACGCCGGCGATTGGATCGTGCGCAGTCGCCAGGTCAAGACCTGGCAAGACAGCCGCTCACGCACCACGCACCTGGACGCCTACGCCCAGCGCACCTTCGCCGAGCAACAGGCGGTGTTGCAGGCTGGACAGATCAGCCTCTACAACCCGGTGTTGGCCGGCACTCAAATCACCGGCGCCCAAGTGCTGACCGAAACCGCGCTGCAAGACCAGAACCAGGGCGCCACCATCACCGGCATCGCCAACAACCCGGCCCAGGTGGAAGTCCGCCAGAACGGCGCGCTGATTCACTCCACGGTGGTCCCCGCCGGGCCATTTGCGCTGACGGATGTGCGCCGCTTGAACAGCCGCTCTGACGTGGAAGTCACAATCAAGGAAACCACCGGCGAAGAGCGCCGCTTCACGGTGCCCGCAGCCATGCTCGGCCTGGGCCTGCCGGCGCCGGGTTATTCCGTGGCGGCGGGGCGCGTGCGGCAGATTGGCGACAGTGACGGCACCGAGCCCTGGGTGGTCAGCGCAGGCTGGAGCGGTGCGCTACACCCGCAAGTCAGCCTGGGTGGCGGCGCATTGGTCGCCGATGACTATCACTCGGCGGGCATCAGCCTGGGATGGCTGCCCTGGCAGGACAGCCAATTGCAGTTCTCGGCGCAAACCGCCCAGGCCAGCCACGAGGGGCGTGAACGGGGCGTCCAGACGGACGTGTCCTGGTCCCAGCGTTTCAGTGAGAACTGGTCGATGACCACTGCCGGCTCATGGCGCTCCCAGGGCTATCGCGACCTCGAGGACTCAACCTTCGTCGGCAACAGCCGCGACCAACAGCGCTCGCGCTATCGCGACCAGCAAAGCCTCACCGCATCCTGGGCGCATCCGGCGCTGGGCGCGTTCAGTGCCGGGGTGTCGCGCACTGCGGCCTACAACGGTGAAAGCAGCAGCCGCGCGCTGGCGTCCTGGGGCACCAGTTTTGGCCGGGTGTCGGTGTCCGCCAGTGCCGAGTGGCAGGTGGGCGGCCGCCAGCAAAACGATGACAGCGTTTACCTGAACATCAGCCTGCCGCTGGGTGACAACCGCCGGGCCCGCGCCTGGGCGCGCAAGGCCGGCGGCGAGCATCGCCTCGGCGTGGGGGTGAACGAGCAGCTCAACGACCAATTGGGTTATCGCGTGGGCGTGGAGCATGACAGTCGCGACCGCGAAGTGGAGTCGTCGATCGGCGTGTCAGCCCTGCCGTGGTACAGCCAACTGGACTTCAACTACACCCGCAGCAACGACGAGCGCACCAGCTACCAGGGCGGTGCCCGCGGTGGCGTGGTGCTGCATGGCGACGGTGTCACCTTCTCGCCCTACCCGGTACGCGACACCTTTGCCGTGATGTCGGTGGGCGAGATGGCCGGGATCAAGGTGAGCACCCCAAGCGGCCCGGTGTGGACCGACTGGCAAGGCCAGGCCGTGGTGCCGCAGCTCAGCGCCTATGGGCGCAGCCCGGTGGAAGTGCAGACGCGCTCCCTGCCGCGCAATGCCGACATCCAGAACGGTCTGTCAGTGATTTCCGCCGGACGCGGCGCGGTGGACAAGGTGCAATTCGGCGTGACCCTCACCCGACGCGCACTGTTGAACGTGACCACCGACAACGGCCAGCCGTTGTCACGCGGCGCGACTGTCAGCACCGCCGACGGAGAGTTCGTCACCCTGGTGCAGGAAGGCAGCCAAGTGTTCCTGCCGGACGTGCTCGATCCGCGCCCGCTCTGGATCAAGGCCCCAGGCCAGGCGCGTTGCCGCCTGAGCTACGAACTGGCGCAAGACGCCGACCCTGAGGTGTATTACGAAACCGCACCGGCCCGGTGCCATCAGCCATGA
- a CDS encoding fimbria/pilus chaperone family protein, whose product MSPLSFSTRAFTAIRYAGLYLGALALTFGGPSWVLADGMVPDTSVVIVNEADGEASVSVTNTDSRLALLHVTLEDIPEDKATLVFVTPPLARVEPSKSQLIRFILQSPEPLKTQRLKRVIFEGMPQGRSPAQAGHARVGVTVRQNLPVILHPKGLAANRTPWTGLEWRLQNNQLSVSNPTPYVVRLAQELRLLPGDGSALLPRTYVLPGETLRVTASGSGASRVQLQPATVYGFAVAPYEAPITL is encoded by the coding sequence ATGTCCCCCCTGTCCTTTTCAACCCGAGCCTTTACTGCCATCCGCTACGCCGGTCTCTACCTGGGTGCGCTGGCCCTGACATTTGGCGGCCCCTCGTGGGTGCTGGCCGATGGCATGGTGCCTGACACTTCGGTGGTCATCGTCAACGAAGCCGACGGCGAAGCCTCAGTGTCGGTGACCAACACCGACTCGCGGCTTGCACTGCTGCACGTCACCCTGGAAGACATCCCCGAAGACAAGGCCACGTTGGTGTTCGTCACGCCGCCATTGGCCAGGGTCGAGCCGTCCAAGAGCCAATTGATCCGGTTCATCCTGCAATCGCCCGAGCCGCTGAAGACCCAACGCCTCAAACGGGTGATTTTCGAAGGCATGCCCCAAGGCCGTTCACCGGCCCAGGCCGGGCATGCACGGGTCGGCGTGACGGTGCGCCAGAACCTGCCGGTGATCCTGCATCCCAAGGGCCTGGCCGCCAACCGTACGCCCTGGACCGGACTGGAGTGGCGCTTGCAGAACAATCAACTGAGCGTCAGCAACCCCACGCCTTATGTGGTGCGCCTTGCTCAGGAACTGCGCCTGTTGCCCGGCGACGGTTCGGCCCTGTTGCCCAGAACCTACGTGCTGCCCGGTGAAACCCTGCGGGTAACCGCCAGCGGCAGCGGAGCAAGCCGTGTGCAGCTGCAACCGGCTACCGTGTACGGCTTTGCCGTGGCGCCCTACGAAGCACCGATCACCCTATAA